In Oncorhynchus keta strain PuntledgeMale-10-30-2019 unplaced genomic scaffold, Oket_V2 Un_contig_925_pilon_pilon, whole genome shotgun sequence, the following proteins share a genomic window:
- the LOC127927061 gene encoding LOW QUALITY PROTEIN: zinc finger protein 271-like (The sequence of the model RefSeq protein was modified relative to this genomic sequence to represent the inferred CDS: deleted 1 base in 1 codon) encodes MSSPSCSPPDEEEEEEVCWTEKEGLWLNVVVKEENEEEAVTVTKVEEEEDVTVTKEEEEQVVTVKEEEEVTVLGVKEKGEITVTLDEEETGDRINTRERRDYRGSSGEPQQPHDADKKVKSLSRSRSKHLKKHQRRPKTKTHCCSDCGKSYLRSDSLKLHQRSHTGEKPFCCSDCGKKFTSSADLKRHQRIHTGEKPFSCSDCGKSFVSSGHLKSHQRTHKVEKPYSCTQCGKSFTHSSSLIVHQRTHTGEKPYNCDQCGKSFLSSGRLTIHQRTHTGEKPYSCDHCGKSFTTSSQLTLHQRTHTGQNPYSCTQCGKSFTQSNSLVSHQRTHTGEKPHSCDKCDKRYSDKRSLIKHQKIHSLTSLTMRPLSCSPPDKEEQNVTVKQEVEGEAVAVKEEEEDVSVKEEEDVSVKEEEDVTVKEEEGKEEDAVFGVEKEGEITVTLKDEEVEVGDLINTRERRDDRGSSGEPQQPHDAEETEKSLSRSEHLNKHPQRTTGKGTHCCSDCGKRFTSSGIKIHQRTHTGEKRYSCGQCGKSFTSFGNLTQHQRTHTGEKSHSCDQCGKSFSRSGDLTVHKRIHTGEKPYSCGQCGRSFSRSGDLTVHKRIHTGEKSYSCDQCGKRFATPGHLTLHQRTHTGENPNGYSCDQCGKRFATPGHLTLHQRTHTGEKPYSCDQCGKSFSRSGDLTVHKRIHTGEKPYSCGQCGKRFTQSHSLIHHQRIHTGEKPYSCDQCGKRFVTPGHLTLHQRTHTGEKSYSCDQCGNRFATPGHLTLHQRTHTGEKPYGCGQCGRSFSRAGDLTVHKRIHTGEKPYSCDQCGKGFATSGNLTLHQRTHTGEKPYGCGQCGRSFSRSGYLTVHKRIHTGEKPYSCDQCGKRFATSGHLTLHQRTHTGEKPYSCDQCGKSFSRSGDLTVHKRIHTGEKSYSCGQCGKRFTQSHSLIHHQRTHTGEKPCCCDQCGKSFSRSGDLTVHKRIHTGGKPYSCDQCGKSFVQACHLTQHQRTHRIEIS; translated from the exons ATGAGTTCACCAAGCTGCTCTCCTcctgatgaagaggaggaggaggaggtctgctggacggagaaagaggGTCTGTGGCTGAATGTTGTCGTGAAAgaggagaatgaagaggaggcTGTTACAGTAACAaaagtagaggaagaggaggatgtcaCAGTAACAAAAGAAGAGGAAGAGCAGGTTGTTacagtgaaagaggaagaggaggttacTGTGTTGGGagtgaaggagaagggagagataaCTGTCACATTGGACGAGGAAGAGACAGGAGATCGGATTAACACCA gagagagacgggactatcgtggatcctctggggagcctcaacaacctcATGATGCTGACAAGAAAGtgaagagtctctccagatccAGATCAAAACACCTGAAGAAACACCAGCGGAGACCCAAAACGAAAactcactgctgctctgactgtgggaagagttacTTAAGATCAGATTCACTGAAACTACACCAGAGAagccacacaggagagaaacctttttgctgctctgactgtgggaagaaaTTCACCTCCTCGGCAGACCTTAAAAGACATCAGAgaatccacacaggagagaaaccttttagctgctctgactgtggaaagagttttgtttCGTCAGGACATTTAAAAtctcaccagagaacacacaaagTAGAGAAACCCTATAGCTgtactcaatgtgggaagagttttactcactCAAGCAGCTTGAtagtacaccagagaacacacacaggagagaaaccttataactgtgatcaatgtgggaagagttttctTTCATCTGGTCGTCTGAcaatacaccagagaacacacacaggagagaaaccttacagcTGTGAtcactgtgggaagagttttactacatCTAGCCAGCTGACTttgcaccagagaacacacacaggacagaatccttatagctgtactcaatgtgggaagagttttactcagtcaaACAGCCTGGTATcacatcagagaacacacacaggagagaaacctcataGCTGTGATAAATGTGACAAGAGATACTCTGATAAAAGATCTCTGAttaaacatcagaaaatacatagt ctaacatctctGACCATGCGGCCACTAAGCTGCTCTCCTCCTGATAAAGAAGAGCAGAATGTCACAGTAAAACAAGAAGTAGAGGGTGAAGCTGTTGccgtgaaagaagaagaggaagacgtttcagtgaaagaagaggaagacgtttcagtgaaagaagaggaggatgttacagtaaaagaagaggaagggaaagaggaggatgcagtttttggagtggagaaggaaggggagattACTGTCACATTGAAAGATGAAGAGGTGGAGGTAGGAGATCTGATTAACACCA gagagagacgtgacgatcgtggatcctctggggagcctcaacaacctcatgatgctgaggagacagagaagagtctctccagatcagaacatCTCAATAAACACCCGCAGAGAACCACAGGGAAGGGAactcactgctgctctgactgtgggaagagattcacATCATCAGGCATTAaaattcatcagagaacacacacaggagagaaacgttatagctgtggtcaatgtgggaagagttttacttcATTTGGCAATCTGACTCAACAccaaagaacacacacaggagagaaatctcatagttgtgatcaatgtgggaagagttttagtcGATCTGGAGATCTGACAGTGCacaagagaatacacacaggagagaaaccttatagctgtggtcaatgtgggaggAGTTTTAGTCGATCTGGAGATCTGACAGTGCacaagagaatacacacaggagagaaatcttatagctgtgatcaatgtgggaagagatttgctacacctggccacctgactctacaccagagaacacacacaggagagaatccG AATGgatatagctgtgatcaatgtgggaagagatttgctacacctggccacctgactctacaccagagaacacacacaggagagaaaccttatagctgtgatcaatgtgggaagagttttagtcGATCTGGAGATCTGACAGTGCacaagagaatacacacaggagagaaaccttatagctgtggtcaGTGTGGGAAGAGATTTACTCAGTCACACAGCCTGATACaccaccagagaatacacacaggagagaaaccttatagctgtgatcaatgtgggaagagatttgtgacacctggccacctgactctacaccagagaacacacacaggagagaaatcgtatagctgtgatcaatgtgggaataGATTTGCAACACCTGGCCacctgactctacaccagagaacacacacaggagagaaaccttatggctgtggtcaatgtgggaggAGTTTTAGTCGAGCTGGAGATCTGACAGTGCacaagagaatacacacaggagagaaaccttatagctgtgatcaatgtgggaagggATTTGCTACATCTGGCAacctgactctacaccagagaacacacacaggagagaaaccttatggctgtggtcaatgtgggaggAGTTTTAGTCGATCTGGCTATCTGACAGTGCacaagagaatacacacaggagagaaaccttatagctgtgatcaatgtgggaagagatttGCTACATCTGGCCacctgactctacaccagagaacacacacaggagagaaaccttatagctgtgatcaatgtgggaagagttttagtcGATCTGGAGATCTGACAGTGCacaagagaatacacacaggagagaaatcttatagCTGTGGTCAGTGTGGGAAGAGATTTACTCAGTCACACAGCCTGATAcaccaccagagaacacacacaggagagaaaccttgttgctgtgatcaatgtggaaagagttttagtCGATCTGGAGATCTGACAGTGCacaagagaatacacacaggagggaaaccttatagctgtgatcaatgtgggaagagttttgttcaAGCTTGCCATCTGActcaacaccagagaacacacaggatTGAAATCTCATAG